One window of the Bremerella sp. JC817 genome contains the following:
- a CDS encoding DUF2314 domain-containing protein, which produces MHICRLGLWFGFVLAVAGCGSQSDSAYTEYDEAEMQAAIAQAKSSVNQFIDTLHSGNGENFSVKVAIQDGDEVEHMWLSNVKYADGKFTGTIDNAPDMISNVQMGQQWTVPKNEISDWMFIRDRKMHGNFTIRPLLKTFPEDEAAQFRAILAEP; this is translated from the coding sequence GTGCATATCTGTCGCTTGGGATTGTGGTTTGGGTTCGTGCTTGCCGTTGCTGGCTGTGGTTCGCAGTCGGATTCGGCTTATACGGAATACGATGAAGCAGAAATGCAGGCCGCGATTGCTCAGGCGAAATCGTCGGTCAATCAGTTCATCGATACGCTACACAGCGGCAATGGCGAGAACTTCTCCGTCAAAGTCGCGATTCAAGATGGCGACGAAGTCGAGCACATGTGGTTATCGAATGTGAAATATGCCGACGGCAAATTCACCGGCACCATCGACAATGCCCCCGACATGATCAGCAACGTGCAGATGGGCCAACAATGGACGGTGCCCAAAAACGAGATCTCGGATTGGATGTTTATTCGAGATCGCAAAATGCATGGCAACTTCACGATTCGCCCATTGCTGAAGACATTTCCTGAGGACGAAGCGGCGCAGTTTCGTGCCATTCTCGCCGAGCCTTAA
- a CDS encoding sugar phosphate isomerase/epimerase family protein — protein MAFSDSIASRRGFLSAAAAAASLIPLSQACGADESKPTEENGARKTSPIILSTYSLWRFHNEEFRDFHKCIDIADEFGFDGVELLLYQLEQNELISHSQMMSYKRHALRLGLPLVGLSTHQGFVTPDREERQFNIDRTIGQIEIAYELGIPVMRVNTGRWGTSGSFDILMENRGIEKPLEGYTDEDGYPWVIEALEKCLPTAEKCGVVLALENHWGLGLTPEGILRIVNAVDSPWLQICTDTGNFLEDPYSRLEKIAPKTVFVQAKTYYGGGQWYSLDLDYPRIGEILRKHDYRGYISLEFEGMEDYKTALPQSLALLRKAFTRSYS, from the coding sequence ATGGCCTTTTCTGATTCGATCGCAAGTCGTCGAGGTTTTTTGTCTGCTGCTGCGGCAGCCGCATCGTTGATTCCCTTGAGCCAGGCTTGTGGTGCGGACGAATCCAAGCCTACGGAAGAAAACGGAGCTCGCAAGACTTCGCCAATCATCCTTTCGACCTACTCGTTGTGGCGATTCCATAACGAAGAGTTCCGCGACTTTCACAAGTGCATCGACATTGCCGATGAGTTTGGTTTCGATGGGGTCGAACTGCTGCTGTATCAATTGGAACAGAACGAATTGATCAGCCACTCGCAGATGATGTCGTATAAACGGCACGCTTTGCGATTGGGATTGCCCCTGGTCGGCCTGTCGACGCACCAAGGCTTTGTGACGCCTGACCGAGAAGAACGCCAGTTTAATATTGACCGGACGATTGGGCAGATCGAGATTGCGTACGAACTCGGAATTCCGGTGATGCGAGTGAACACCGGGCGTTGGGGAACGTCAGGCAGCTTCGACATCCTGATGGAAAACCGCGGAATCGAAAAGCCACTGGAAGGTTACACCGACGAAGATGGCTACCCATGGGTGATCGAGGCACTCGAGAAATGCTTGCCGACGGCTGAAAAGTGCGGCGTTGTTCTCGCCTTGGAAAACCACTGGGGGCTGGGGCTGACTCCGGAGGGCATCCTGAGAATCGTGAACGCAGTCGACTCGCCTTGGCTGCAGATCTGCACCGATACCGGCAACTTTCTGGAAGATCCGTACTCGCGTCTGGAAAAGATTGCTCCCAAGACCGTCTTTGTTCAGGCCAAGACCTATTACGGTGGTGGTCAATGGTACTCGCTCGATCTCGATTACCCGCGAATTGGGGAGATCCTGCGGAAGCATGACTACCGCGGTTACATCTCGCTCGAATTCGAAGGGATGGAAGACTATAAGACAGCTCTTCCACAGAGCCTGGCCTTGCTGCGTAAAGCGTTCACGCGAAGTTACAGCTAA
- a CDS encoding thioredoxin family protein, producing MQKAVVVGVAILCFIAPVILTVASYSGGPVDDPNVQPRDLPGKILFFSANWCPACRHADPAYQELRNAGYPIRKVDVDSNPTLAQQYGISSIPQFVYVVDGMEKRRISGSTSASRLKRMYRGGW from the coding sequence ATGCAAAAAGCAGTCGTGGTGGGCGTGGCAATCCTCTGCTTCATTGCCCCGGTGATTCTTACGGTGGCCAGCTACTCAGGCGGGCCGGTGGATGATCCCAACGTTCAGCCCCGCGATCTTCCTGGAAAGATCCTGTTTTTCAGTGCCAACTGGTGCCCTGCGTGTCGTCATGCTGATCCGGCCTACCAGGAACTCCGAAATGCGGGCTACCCGATTCGGAAAGTCGATGTCGACTCGAATCCAACACTGGCCCAGCAATATGGGATCAGCAGCATTCCGCAATTTGTATATGTCGTCGACGGGATGGAGAAGCGACGAATCAGCGGAAGCACCTCGGCGTCGCGGCTCAAGCGAATGTATCGAGGCGGTTGGTAA